The following are encoded in a window of Arthrobacter woluwensis genomic DNA:
- a CDS encoding ATP-binding protein, which translates to MTTAAERPPLVRSGDRMIAGVCGGLAAHLGWPVKFVRLGMIIAALAGGAGLVFYGWLWTMVPTADEDAQRKAPRPASPIAPAVSGPDQGAAAGTGAQTSAPPSGAPWLHTRGGRDWSIPYGKEVLLGAGLLLLAAILIARQLGVDVPLGTLIPVAAILGGAAIAWMQLDETRRAHLVDRTKADQAGGWVRLLAGLALVMAGVLVMVSGAGSWEQTWLALLASVTVLGGVGLVLLPWGLKFWKDFEAERAGRIRETERAEIAAHLHDSVLQTLALIQRRAGSEQDVVRLARAQERELRTWLFGDTNRDAGLLAERIKAAAAEVEDTHGHPVDVVSVGDTAMSERHEALVQAAREAMLNAVRHGGGAVSVYVECSERGAEIFVKDRGPGFDVDAVPEDRMGVRESIIGRMQRHGGTAVILSDEDGTEVRLGLPAATQTRDDGETRRPDSRKAGAPAQGQQTSDPRNGDDA; encoded by the coding sequence ATGACGACAGCCGCCGAGCGCCCGCCCCTGGTCCGCAGTGGCGACCGCATGATCGCCGGGGTCTGCGGCGGACTGGCCGCCCATCTGGGCTGGCCGGTGAAGTTCGTGCGGCTCGGCATGATCATCGCGGCGCTCGCGGGCGGCGCGGGTCTGGTCTTCTACGGCTGGCTGTGGACCATGGTCCCGACGGCGGACGAGGACGCCCAGCGGAAGGCGCCGCGGCCGGCGTCGCCGATCGCCCCCGCCGTGAGCGGCCCGGACCAGGGCGCGGCCGCCGGAACCGGCGCGCAGACCTCCGCCCCGCCGTCGGGGGCGCCGTGGCTGCACACGCGCGGCGGCCGGGACTGGTCCATCCCATACGGCAAGGAGGTCCTGCTGGGGGCGGGCCTGCTCCTGCTCGCCGCGATCCTCATCGCGCGGCAACTGGGGGTCGACGTCCCCCTCGGAACCCTCATCCCCGTGGCGGCGATCCTCGGCGGCGCGGCCATCGCCTGGATGCAGCTCGACGAGACCCGCAGGGCGCATCTCGTGGACCGGACCAAGGCCGACCAGGCCGGGGGCTGGGTGCGGCTGCTGGCCGGTCTGGCGCTCGTGATGGCCGGGGTGCTGGTCATGGTGTCCGGCGCGGGATCCTGGGAGCAGACCTGGCTCGCGCTCCTCGCCTCGGTGACGGTCCTGGGCGGGGTGGGGCTCGTGCTGCTCCCATGGGGGCTGAAGTTCTGGAAGGACTTCGAGGCCGAACGTGCCGGGCGCATCCGGGAGACGGAACGCGCCGAGATCGCGGCCCATCTGCACGACTCGGTTCTTCAGACGCTCGCGCTCATCCAGCGCCGCGCGGGCTCCGAGCAGGACGTGGTGCGCCTCGCGCGGGCCCAGGAGCGTGAACTGCGCACCTGGCTCTTCGGGGACACCAACCGCGATGCCGGCCTGCTGGCCGAGCGGATCAAGGCGGCCGCCGCGGAGGTGGAGGACACGCACGGCCACCCCGTCGACGTCGTCAGCGTGGGCGACACGGCCATGAGTGAACGCCACGAGGCCCTCGTCCAGGCGGCGCGCGAGGCGATGCTGAACGCCGTCCGGCACGGCGGCGGGGCGGTCTCCGTCTATGTCGAGTGCTCTGAGCGCGGGGCCGAGATCTTCGTCAAGGACCGGGGGCCCGGCTTCGACGTGGACGCCGTGCCCGAGGACCGCATGGGCGTGCGGGAGTCGATCATCGGCCGCATGCAGCGCCACGGCGGCACGGCCGTGATCCTCAGCGACGAGGACGGCACGGAAGTGCGTCTGGGCCTTCCCGCCGCCACTCAGACCCGCGACGACGGGGAGACCCGGAGACCGGACTCCCGGAAGGCCGGCGCGCCGGCGCAGGGACAGCAGACCTCAGACCCACGGAATGGAGACGACGCATGA
- a CDS encoding ABC transporter permease: MNVLARSVGNAFRNTIRTTAVVAVLAVAIGLALAMLVANQAVGAKVQELNASVGTVLTVNPAGGQGFDGGGEPLTEAEAKTAAAVPHVQSVVSTKALRLRTESSSSATQEPAFGGPGGQSAAVTTSLQPAIDAGTLGRRNNSGSTEGSGGGGSGGTQNRTFQLPITATGTGAEVDSSGKALNITAGAGLGDYTKASTKALVGTTLAAKNSLKPGSVFTINGKNYTVAGLFDAGTEFGNNAVYLTLPQAQALAGTTGEVSSMIVTVDSMANVDSTRTALQAALGSGKADVTQGQRNLASAVSSLDSVKNISMVAFIASLATAGLVVLFIMVLLVRERRREIGVLKAIGAPNRTIGLQFVLEALVLVALGSVVGGVIASFASSGIASALVSSNTAGAAAGRRGQGGGFGPGGGGSGFLGGANQLLTSVNASVSPGVIALGIGAVFVVAIIGALVPALLTARIRPIEVLRGE; this comes from the coding sequence GTGAACGTCCTTGCCCGGAGCGTAGGCAATGCCTTCCGCAACACCATCAGAACGACGGCGGTGGTGGCCGTCCTGGCGGTCGCCATCGGCCTGGCGCTGGCCATGCTCGTGGCCAACCAGGCCGTCGGGGCCAAAGTCCAGGAGCTGAACGCCTCCGTGGGGACCGTCCTGACCGTCAATCCCGCGGGTGGCCAGGGGTTCGACGGCGGCGGGGAACCGCTGACCGAGGCTGAGGCGAAGACGGCCGCCGCGGTGCCGCATGTGCAGTCCGTCGTCTCGACGAAGGCCCTGCGCCTTCGCACGGAGAGCTCGTCGTCCGCCACGCAGGAGCCGGCGTTCGGCGGACCCGGCGGGCAGAGCGCCGCCGTGACCACGAGCCTGCAGCCCGCCATCGACGCCGGCACGCTGGGTCGGCGCAACAACTCCGGCTCCACGGAGGGCTCCGGTGGCGGAGGCTCCGGCGGCACGCAGAACCGCACCTTCCAGCTTCCCATCACCGCCACCGGGACGGGAGCCGAGGTGGACAGCTCCGGCAAGGCCCTGAACATCACCGCGGGCGCCGGGCTCGGCGATTACACGAAGGCGAGCACCAAGGCCCTGGTCGGCACGACGCTCGCCGCCAAGAACAGCCTCAAGCCGGGGTCGGTCTTCACGATCAACGGCAAGAACTACACGGTGGCGGGCCTCTTCGACGCGGGCACCGAATTCGGGAACAACGCCGTCTATCTGACGCTGCCTCAGGCCCAGGCCCTCGCGGGCACCACCGGCGAGGTGTCCAGCATGATCGTCACGGTGGACTCCATGGCGAACGTCGACTCGACCCGCACCGCCCTGCAGGCAGCGCTGGGTTCCGGCAAGGCCGACGTCACGCAGGGACAGCGCAATCTGGCGAGTGCCGTGAGCTCGCTGGACAGCGTCAAGAACATCTCGATGGTGGCCTTCATCGCCTCGCTGGCCACGGCCGGGCTGGTGGTCCTCTTCATCATGGTGCTGCTCGTCCGGGAACGCCGCCGCGAGATCGGCGTCCTGAAGGCGATAGGCGCCCCGAACCGCACCATCGGCCTGCAGTTCGTCCTGGAGGCGCTCGTCCTCGTGGCGCTGGGCAGCGTCGTCGGCGGCGTCATCGCCTCCTTCGCCAGCAGCGGGATCGCCTCGGCCCTCGTCAGCTCCAACACGGCGGGGGCGGCGGCCGGGCGCCGTGGCCAGGGCGGAGGCTTCGGCCCGGGCGGCGGGGGAAGCGGGTTCCTGGGAGGCGCCAATCAGCTCCTGACCTCCGTCAACGCGAGTGTCTCCCCGGGTGTCATCGCCCTGGGCATCGGAGCCGTGTTCGTGGTGGCCATCATCGGCGCCCTGGTTCCCGCGCTCCTGACCGCGCGCATCCGCCCCATCGAAGTCCTGCGAGGAGAGTAG
- a CDS encoding helix-turn-helix domain-containing protein, translating into MTDLQAQWEASASTVLDLSEGEALPWASPSVWFLVLSGTVMLRWNGQERSLPASAAVFLRQAARFRARALEPSRLLQVDLAELTGAALPEPAIVPDFNARHHGVTDFVAACPLSGKPTVRDFNRGYGHLIGGAMLVSLDTAESVGEWDPGVCRAATAIRQDPGHPWTLLQLSRLALLSRSALAERFRAQTGVTPMQYVRQERLARAAHLLRHGDQQISQIAASVGYTSDAAFVRAFSAERGTTPGRWRATAG; encoded by the coding sequence GTGACGGACCTTCAAGCCCAGTGGGAAGCCAGCGCTTCCACCGTGTTGGACCTCTCCGAGGGTGAAGCTCTTCCGTGGGCTTCACCCTCGGTCTGGTTTCTGGTGCTCTCCGGGACCGTGATGCTGCGCTGGAACGGGCAGGAGCGGTCACTCCCGGCGTCTGCGGCCGTGTTCCTCCGGCAGGCCGCGCGCTTCCGGGCCCGGGCACTGGAACCGAGCCGCTTGCTCCAGGTCGATCTGGCGGAACTGACCGGCGCCGCCCTGCCGGAGCCGGCGATCGTGCCTGACTTCAATGCCCGGCACCATGGCGTCACGGATTTCGTGGCCGCCTGCCCCTTGAGCGGCAAACCCACCGTGCGGGACTTCAACCGCGGATACGGGCACCTGATCGGCGGCGCGATGCTCGTCTCCCTGGACACGGCGGAATCCGTGGGGGAATGGGACCCCGGGGTGTGCCGGGCGGCGACCGCCATCCGGCAGGATCCGGGACATCCGTGGACTCTTCTTCAGCTGTCCAGACTCGCCCTCCTGAGCCGTTCGGCCCTCGCCGAACGATTCCGCGCGCAGACGGGCGTGACGCCCATGCAGTACGTGCGCCAGGAGCGTCTCGCGCGTGCGGCCCATCTGCTGCGCCACGGCGATCAGCAGATCAGCCAGATCGCCGCTAGTGTCGGTTACACATCCGATGCCGCCTTCGTCCGGGCCTTCTCCGCGGAGCGGGGAACCACCCCGGGACGCTGGCGCGCGACGGCGGGCTGA
- a CDS encoding LuxR C-terminal-related transcriptional regulator: MTDQTPAAEARTTARVVIVDDHAIFRSGLRADLGATIDVVGEAGSVDQAVEVITHELPDVVLLDVHLPGGLGGGGREVINRCSALLGQVRFLALSVSDAASDVVSVIRAGARGYVTKTISGEEITAAVHRVAGGDAVFSPRLAGFVLDAFGTAVEDIADDELDRLSARELEVMRLIARGYSYKEVAKELFISIKTVETHVSAVLRKLQLSNRYELSRWAAERRLL; this comes from the coding sequence ATGACCGACCAGACCCCCGCTGCGGAGGCCCGCACGACCGCCCGGGTGGTGATCGTCGATGACCACGCGATCTTCCGCTCCGGCCTGCGGGCCGACCTCGGCGCCACGATCGACGTGGTCGGGGAGGCGGGGTCGGTGGATCAGGCCGTCGAGGTGATCACGCATGAACTGCCGGACGTCGTGCTCCTGGATGTCCATCTGCCGGGAGGCCTGGGCGGAGGAGGCCGCGAGGTGATCAACCGCTGTTCAGCCCTCCTGGGCCAGGTCCGCTTCCTCGCCCTGAGCGTCTCCGACGCCGCGTCCGACGTCGTGTCCGTCATCCGCGCGGGCGCTCGCGGTTACGTGACCAAGACGATCTCCGGTGAGGAGATCACGGCTGCCGTGCACCGGGTGGCCGGCGGCGACGCGGTCTTCTCGCCGCGCCTGGCCGGTTTCGTCCTCGACGCCTTCGGCACCGCTGTGGAGGACATCGCCGACGACGAGCTGGACCGCCTGTCGGCCCGCGAACTGGAGGTCATGCGTCTGATCGCACGCGGCTACAGCTACAAGGAGGTGGCGAAGGAACTCTTCATCTCCATCAAGACCGTGGAGACCCATGTTTCGGCCGTCCTCCGCAAACTGCAACTCTCCAACCGCTATGAGCTGAGCCGCTGGGCCGCTGAGCGGCGCCTGCTCTGA
- a CDS encoding PspC domain-containing protein, which translates to MDKFFSIIRGLGLKRGPERWLGGVCGGLSAKFTVDVAWIRIGYLIFCLLPGPAFVVYLAAWLLLPDGKDDRIILQGFLQNRGVK; encoded by the coding sequence ATGGACAAGTTCTTCAGCATCATCAGGGGCCTCGGCCTGAAGCGTGGACCGGAACGCTGGCTGGGCGGCGTCTGCGGCGGGCTCTCCGCCAAGTTCACCGTGGACGTTGCCTGGATCCGCATCGGCTATCTCATCTTCTGCCTCCTGCCCGGACCGGCCTTCGTGGTCTACCTGGCGGCCTGGCTCCTCCTGCCGGACGGCAAGGACGACCGGATCATCCTGCAGGGCTTCCTGCAGAACCGCGGCGTCAAGTAA
- a CDS encoding PspC domain-containing protein — MNTHSTTPEEPRQPAGATAEAGQQGPGTSHEAPRTAHTSQDFFSWIRSLGIRRGSDRWLGGVCSGLADRFGIDPLIVRGIFIVLAVFAGVGVLAYGIAWALLPEPDGRIHVQEAAAGRWSGGMTGALITTIIGFPSLGRGFWEWGWNGVNALFWTLVWVGAAAFGIYYVIQHKRAKDARRAGTDPMPDAPTSPGSPADGFRHTGWDATGVPQPFTASATGTAAPAPSYQATTTADLPAPPLPSPSLAAPSAPAPPRATPPAAPRPPKIPRHRQGPGSALVAVFVGLALLVGGALKALDAARVIDLGTASTAVVLASGAAVLGLGVLIAGIRGRTSGFLGFLAVVGLVIGAFFTIAPRAEGLHFQNRDWTPAGVEQARQGFDLTGGKGTVDLSGLGGGAPLSSRVVVPLDVTAGNLTLVIPDNIPVLIRTDLTFASLAQDGTDTGHVADKGTRTYNDGKPGQPLVIELDGTFSNISVQEGSL, encoded by the coding sequence ATGAACACTCACAGCACCACACCAGAGGAGCCCCGGCAGCCGGCCGGGGCCACGGCGGAGGCCGGCCAGCAGGGGCCGGGGACCTCGCACGAGGCGCCCCGCACGGCACACACGTCCCAGGACTTCTTCTCCTGGATCCGGAGCCTCGGCATCCGGCGCGGCAGCGATCGCTGGCTGGGCGGGGTGTGCAGCGGCCTGGCGGACCGCTTCGGGATCGACCCCTTGATCGTCCGCGGCATCTTCATCGTCCTGGCGGTCTTCGCCGGCGTCGGAGTCCTCGCCTACGGCATCGCCTGGGCCTTGCTGCCCGAGCCCGACGGGCGCATCCATGTCCAGGAAGCGGCCGCAGGGCGGTGGAGCGGCGGCATGACGGGCGCGCTCATCACCACCATCATCGGGTTCCCGAGCCTCGGCCGCGGATTCTGGGAGTGGGGCTGGAACGGAGTGAACGCCCTGTTCTGGACGCTCGTGTGGGTGGGCGCCGCAGCCTTTGGGATCTACTACGTGATTCAGCACAAGCGTGCCAAGGACGCCCGGCGCGCGGGGACGGACCCCATGCCCGATGCGCCGACGTCTCCGGGCTCCCCCGCGGACGGCTTCCGGCACACGGGGTGGGATGCCACCGGCGTTCCGCAGCCGTTCACGGCCTCCGCCACCGGGACAGCGGCGCCTGCGCCGTCCTACCAGGCCACCACGACGGCGGACCTCCCGGCGCCGCCGCTTCCGTCGCCGTCGCTCGCGGCCCCGTCAGCCCCGGCGCCGCCCCGCGCGACGCCTCCCGCCGCGCCCCGGCCTCCGAAGATCCCGCGGCATCGGCAGGGACCCGGCAGCGCGCTTGTCGCGGTGTTCGTGGGCCTGGCCCTGCTGGTGGGCGGCGCGCTCAAGGCTCTGGACGCAGCCCGGGTCATCGACCTCGGCACGGCCTCCACCGCGGTGGTCCTGGCCAGTGGCGCGGCCGTGCTCGGCCTCGGTGTCCTGATCGCGGGTATCCGCGGGCGGACCTCCGGATTCCTCGGATTCCTGGCCGTGGTCGGGCTGGTCATCGGCGCGTTCTTCACGATCGCGCCGCGGGCCGAAGGACTGCACTTCCAGAACCGTGACTGGACGCCGGCCGGCGTCGAACAGGCCCGGCAGGGCTTCGACCTCACGGGCGGCAAGGGCACCGTCGACCTGAGCGGCCTGGGCGGCGGGGCGCCGCTGAGCAGCCGCGTCGTGGTCCCGCTGGATGTCACCGCCGGCAATCTGACCCTGGTGATCCCGGACAACATCCCGGTGCTGATCCGCACCGACCTGACCTTCGCCTCCCTGGCACAGGACGGCACCGACACGGGCCATGTGGCCGACAAGGGCACCCGCACCTACAACGACGGCAAGCCCGGCCAGCCGCTGGTCATCGAACTCGATGGAACCTTCAGCAACATCTCCGTCCAGGAAGGAAGCCTCTGA
- a CDS encoding M23 family metallopeptidase, which yields MTDRQEPSILPSRRSILGGGLAVAGLTVAGIAVAPAAQAASYVRPVRDPAAHPITAQWRQPGSWAAGYHTGVDIGCPVGTPVYATIGGDVRTGRANWGSAYGTMILINDNVDGSDWGYCHLSRSVVSEGQRVATNQLIGYSGNTGNTTGPHLHLERRPRYGGYGSDLNPNLWP from the coding sequence ATGACCGATCGTCAGGAACCATCCATCCTGCCCAGCCGACGGAGCATTCTCGGTGGCGGCCTCGCCGTCGCCGGCCTCACCGTGGCGGGCATCGCCGTCGCGCCGGCCGCCCAGGCCGCGTCCTACGTGCGTCCCGTGCGGGACCCCGCCGCCCACCCCATCACGGCGCAGTGGCGTCAGCCCGGCTCCTGGGCCGCCGGCTATCACACGGGCGTGGACATCGGATGCCCCGTCGGCACCCCGGTGTACGCGACCATCGGCGGTGACGTCCGCACGGGCCGGGCCAATTGGGGTTCCGCCTACGGCACCATGATCCTCATCAACGACAATGTGGACGGTTCCGACTGGGGCTACTGCCATCTCTCCCGCTCGGTCGTGAGCGAGGGCCAGCGGGTCGCCACCAACCAGCTCATCGGCTACTCGGGCAACACCGGCAACACCACCGGCCCGCACCTGCACCTGGAGCGCCGCCCGCGCTACGGCGGGTACGGCTCCGACCTGAACCCCAACCTCTGGCCGTGA
- a CDS encoding ABC transporter ATP-binding protein has protein sequence MIEVKDLVRQFSSGDRTIKPVNGVSFQLERGAFASIVGKSGSGKSTLLSLLGALDKPTSGDVVVDGVSLAGLPDAKLTAYRRKDIGFVFQQFNLVPNLTALENVMLPMEFAGLGRSARKARAQALLERVQLDPEKHVRKANRLSGGEQQRVAIARALSNEPKLILADEPTGNLDEQTGEHIVELLSSLSRENRTTVLVVTHDRGLAQKTQRRFRLQQGTLREEETARA, from the coding sequence ATGATCGAAGTCAAGGATCTGGTCCGTCAGTTCAGCTCCGGGGACCGCACCATCAAGCCGGTCAACGGCGTCAGCTTCCAGCTCGAGCGTGGGGCGTTCGCCTCGATCGTGGGCAAGAGCGGCAGCGGAAAGAGCACGCTGCTCTCCCTGCTCGGCGCGCTGGACAAGCCCACGAGCGGCGATGTCGTGGTGGATGGCGTGAGCCTGGCCGGACTGCCGGACGCGAAGCTCACGGCCTACCGCCGCAAGGACATCGGGTTCGTCTTCCAGCAGTTCAATCTGGTGCCGAACCTGACCGCGCTGGAGAACGTCATGCTGCCCATGGAGTTCGCAGGCCTCGGCCGGAGCGCCCGGAAAGCCCGCGCCCAGGCGCTGCTGGAGCGTGTTCAGCTGGACCCGGAGAAACACGTCCGGAAGGCCAATCGCCTCTCCGGTGGCGAGCAGCAGCGGGTGGCGATCGCCCGTGCGCTGAGCAACGAACCCAAGCTGATCCTGGCCGACGAGCCGACCGGCAACCTCGATGAGCAGACGGGGGAGCACATCGTCGAACTGCTCAGTTCGCTGAGCCGCGAGAACCGGACCACGGTGCTCGTGGTCACGCATGACCGTGGCCTCGCGCAGAAGACCCAGCGGCGTTTCCGTCTCCAGCAGGGCACGCTGCGGGAGGAGGAGACGGCGCGGGCCTGA
- a CDS encoding 6-phosphofructokinase, whose product MKIGILTSGGDCPGLNAVIRGAVLKGIAIHGHEFVGFRDGWRGVVEGDVIDIPRTMVRGIAKQGGTILGTSRTNPFENGGGPETIMRHMERLGIDAIIAIGGEGTLAAARRLTDAGLKIVGVPKTVDNDLDATDYTFGFDTAVQIATEAIDRLRTTGESHHRCMIAEVMGRHVGWIALHAGMASGAHAILIPEQQVSIEQISEWVTEAHERGRAPLVVVAEGFVPEHLEAPHSERGLDTFGRPRLGGIADQLAPEIEARTGIETRATILGHIQRGGVPSAFDRVLATRLGMAAIDSVVEGRWGTMVALKGTEIEHVTFENALGRLKTVPLHRYEEAAVLFG is encoded by the coding sequence ATGAAAATCGGCATCCTGACGAGCGGCGGCGACTGCCCCGGACTCAACGCCGTCATCCGCGGCGCCGTCCTCAAGGGGATCGCCATCCACGGCCACGAGTTCGTGGGCTTCCGTGACGGCTGGCGAGGCGTGGTGGAAGGCGATGTCATCGACATCCCCCGCACCATGGTCCGCGGCATCGCCAAGCAGGGCGGCACCATCCTCGGCACGTCCCGCACCAACCCGTTCGAGAACGGCGGCGGCCCGGAGACCATCATGCGTCACATGGAGCGCCTCGGCATCGACGCCATCATCGCGATCGGCGGCGAAGGAACCCTCGCCGCGGCCCGTCGCCTCACCGACGCCGGCCTGAAGATCGTGGGCGTCCCGAAGACCGTCGACAACGACCTCGACGCCACCGATTACACCTTCGGATTCGACACCGCCGTGCAGATCGCCACCGAGGCCATCGACCGCCTCCGCACCACCGGCGAGTCCCACCACCGCTGCATGATCGCCGAGGTCATGGGCCGCCACGTCGGCTGGATCGCGCTGCACGCCGGCATGGCGTCCGGCGCCCACGCCATCCTCATCCCGGAACAGCAGGTCAGCATCGAGCAGATCTCCGAGTGGGTCACCGAGGCCCACGAGCGTGGGCGCGCACCCCTCGTGGTGGTGGCCGAGGGCTTCGTCCCGGAGCACCTCGAGGCGCCCCACTCCGAGCGGGGTCTGGACACCTTCGGGCGCCCGCGCCTGGGTGGCATCGCGGATCAGCTCGCTCCCGAGATCGAGGCCCGCACCGGCATCGAGACGCGCGCGACCATCCTGGGCCACATCCAGCGCGGCGGCGTGCCGAGCGCCTTCGACCGCGTGCTGGCCACCCGTCTGGGCATGGCCGCCATCGACTCGGTGGTCGAAGGCCGCTGGGGCACCATGGTCGCACTCAAGGGCACCGAGATCGAGCACGTCACCTTCGAGAACGCGCTGGGCCGCCTCAAGACCGTGCCGCTGCACCGCTACGAGGAGGCAGCGGTCCTCTTCGGCTGA
- a CDS encoding DHA2 family efflux MFS transporter permease subunit, whose protein sequence is MEQIARPWPALWSLVVGFFMILVDSTIVNVANPKIMEGLNTDINAVIWVTSAYLLAYAVPLLITGRLGDRFGPRNLYLTGLAVFTLASLWCGLAGDIGMLIAARAVQGLGAALMTPQTMAVITRIFKPEERGSAMALWGATAGVATLVGPLLGGLLVDSLGWEWIFFVNVPVGIIGFIAAARFVPKLEQHQHRFDWLGVLLSAVGMFLLVFGLQEGQSYKWGTVTPGITVWGLITAGIVVLVVFVVWQSVYRRRYNGEPLMPLDLFKDRNFSLANLGISLMGFTISSMMLPIIFYIQMVRGLTPTQSALLMAPTAVVSGVLAPFVGKWIPRMNPKVIIPLAFGLMSLSLFIYSFLTTPDTPVLMYLIPAAIMGVASSGIWAPMSATALRNLPPRKAGAGSGIYNSTRQVGAVLGSAAIAALIQARLAAELPQAPAGKGAPSGEMATGVLPEFLHAGFSSAMAQSIVLPACAILVAAVAALFFIRPAATAPAPEQEKVSAD, encoded by the coding sequence GTGGAACAGATCGCCCGACCGTGGCCCGCCCTCTGGTCCCTCGTGGTCGGCTTCTTCATGATCCTGGTGGACAGCACCATCGTGAATGTCGCCAACCCGAAGATCATGGAAGGCCTGAACACCGACATCAACGCCGTCATCTGGGTGACGAGCGCCTATCTTCTCGCGTACGCCGTGCCGCTCCTCATCACGGGCCGCCTCGGTGACCGCTTCGGTCCCCGCAACCTCTATCTGACCGGCCTGGCCGTCTTCACCCTCGCCAGCCTCTGGTGCGGTCTGGCCGGCGACATCGGGATGCTGATCGCCGCCCGCGCCGTCCAGGGCCTGGGCGCCGCCCTCATGACGCCGCAGACCATGGCCGTCATCACCCGCATCTTCAAGCCTGAGGAGCGCGGCTCCGCCATGGCCCTCTGGGGCGCCACCGCCGGTGTCGCCACCCTCGTGGGCCCGCTTCTCGGTGGTCTCCTGGTGGACAGCCTCGGCTGGGAGTGGATCTTCTTCGTGAACGTCCCCGTGGGCATCATCGGCTTCATCGCCGCCGCGCGCTTCGTCCCCAAGCTGGAACAGCACCAGCACCGCTTCGACTGGCTCGGTGTGCTGCTCAGCGCCGTGGGCATGTTCCTGCTGGTCTTCGGTCTGCAGGAAGGCCAGAGCTACAAATGGGGCACCGTCACCCCGGGCATCACCGTCTGGGGTCTCATCACGGCGGGCATCGTCGTGCTGGTGGTCTTCGTCGTCTGGCAGTCCGTCTACCGCCGCCGCTACAACGGTGAGCCGCTCATGCCGCTGGACCTCTTCAAGGACCGCAACTTCAGCCTGGCGAACCTCGGCATCAGCCTCATGGGCTTCACCATCAGCTCGATGATGCTGCCCATCATCTTCTACATCCAGATGGTCCGCGGGCTGACGCCGACCCAGTCGGCCCTGCTCATGGCCCCCACGGCCGTGGTCTCAGGTGTCCTGGCGCCGTTCGTCGGCAAGTGGATCCCGCGGATGAACCCCAAGGTCATCATCCCGCTCGCGTTCGGGCTGATGTCGCTCTCCCTCTTCATCTACTCGTTCCTCACGACGCCGGACACCCCGGTGCTGATGTACCTCATCCCGGCCGCCATCATGGGTGTGGCGAGCTCCGGCATCTGGGCGCCCATGAGCGCCACCGCGCTGCGGAACCTCCCGCCCCGGAAGGCGGGTGCCGGTTCGGGCATCTACAACTCCACCCGCCAGGTGGGCGCGGTGCTCGGTTCGGCCGCCATCGCGGCGCTGATCCAGGCACGTCTGGCCGCGGAGCTCCCGCAGGCTCCGGCCGGCAAGGGCGCTCCGAGCGGCGAGATGGCCACGGGCGTCCTGCCCGAGTTCCTGCACGCCGGGTTCTCCTCGGCCATGGCGCAGTCGATCGTGCTGCCCGCCTGCGCCATCCTCGTGGCCGCCGTCGCCGCGCTGTTCTTCATCCGGCCGGCAGCGACCGCGCCGGCCCCGGAGCAGGAGAAGGTCTCGGCCGACTGA